The genomic segment CATGGGACTACAAGATGTGAACAAAACTAGGAACTATCTTACCAAGTCAGCACCTTAAATCCCTTACGATTAATTTTAAAGTGTACACAATGGTAACTATACATAAATATATGGCCTTTTGTGTTGCATTCAGCCCTAACTTTCATAGCACAGGATACTTTTACGCAGAACACTGTGACAGTTCATCTTTAAGAAGACAATTATCacaaaaaacacaacagcatTTGTACAACCTAAATGAATTGTGTCAGACATGAGACAAGACTATTTTCTTACTAGAAGTACTTTTAAAGTTACAGAACTATTCTGAACTTTGCCTCTTATGGCAGAGCTATGTAGCAATACTGAATCAGATTGTTACCAAATGTACCCTTCAGCATCTGTGTTATGCTTGGCATTAAGCCAGCTTCCGAGATAGCCACCCAGAGTTTTCTCTGATCTAAAAATTAGTAATCTGAATTTGAGAGTGGGGGGAGCATCTTTTGTACGTAGCATAAtctaaaatacacaaaaaacttttaaaaggcTCCTGTTGATTATATGAAGTTTCACATAGGTAATAATGCCATTTGCACTGCACATGTACTGTAGTATATACAAAACATTATTGACTCACCCTCCTTCACTTTCCGCCTCCTCAGAACTGGTAGTTTCTGTTGCACCAGAAGCTGTCTcagcttttctcctctttgttgCTCTGTGTGATGGGCTAACTCTTTGAACATCTCCCTTCCTTTGAAGCTCATTTCGAACAAGCTCTTCAAGCTTTGGAATAGCTTCTTTCAGAAATTTCACCTCTCTCTTCAGTTCATCCACACTTATTAGCAAACCATTCAATTTTTCTAGTATCTGCAGTTGCCTTCTGTGTAAAGCCATTATTGCTCCCTGCTCATTATGAGCTTCATCTTGTAAGCCCACAGAATCAAGCCTGGTACCTACACCTACCAACGCTGGTGTACACAGAGCTGTAGCTGGTTTTCGGATTTTACGGTACCAAATCAGCATCAGGCTTATTCCAGCAGTACCTGCCATTATGACCAgcattattcttttattttcgATGGGAGACATTTCTGCACTTTCCTGAAATTGTGAGACAAAACAGCCAGAGTTAAAGATGTTTATCCTACTCTAACCAAACGACTTACTTTAAGTCACAAAAGTGTAAGGCCATAATAATTGGCACAAAGTTACAGTACAACTCAAGCAGATTCTGCGATAAAAGGTGATGTGCTAGGACAGCAAAATCATGGGGGCGGTGGGTTTGCGGAGCATGAGGGGCACGCTCTTCTGCATAGGGACGTGCACAGGACCGCAGCCGTCACTTTTAACCTCCTCTGCATGCGGGGATTTTTCGGTTTTGGCGCGAGGAACTTATCTCATCGGATTTCCCGCACCGGCAGCGCCGCGGAAGCCCGGTTGTCAGGCCGAGAGGCAGCTGTTGCCGCCCGCAGGGGTGCCCGGCCGCCACCCTGGCTCCGCCGCTCCACATCGAAGGGACCCCGCCAGGGCTGCCCGTCCCGCAGCCCACCCCAGCCCCGGCAGAGGTCGCCGCCaacggcagcagcagccccaggccctGCGCCGCCCCCTTTACGTACTGGCGGACCGGTCCGGCGGCGGGAGCGAACGACTCAGGCCCAGGCGCGGCGTCGCGCGGGCCCACAGCTCTCCCGCCGCGCCACtgggggcgggggcggggccgcccTGGGGCGGTGATACCCGGATCGAGGAGGTCGGGCCTCCGCCGCCGCTGGCCGGGTAGCTCAGGTGACGGGCgctgccctggggaggagggtgctgtgctgtgctgtgctgtgctgtgctgtgctgtgctgtgctgtgctgtgcgtGCCCCAGCGTGCGTGACATCAGCGGCCCCGGCAGCCCCAGAGCGTCCCCTAGCCAGGGCCGCCGGCTGAGCCGGGGTGGGCCAGGGCTTTTGGAATGCCGCCGGGTGGTGCAGCTGAGGGCCGCCTGCTGCACCTGCGTCGGACGTTGCTCGAATatgctgtttaaaaacaaatttaccCGATTGTGTGTCTGTCTTCAGTTTGTTGGCTACTTGTTTTCATTAACTTAAGCTTTGCTACTCCTAGGCCCTTGCGAAAATGTATTTCCA from the Colius striatus isolate bColStr4 chromosome 2, bColStr4.1.hap1, whole genome shotgun sequence genome contains:
- the LOC133624859 gene encoding proline-rich proteoglycan 2-like, with translation MRGTLFCIGTCTGPQPSLLTSSACGDFSVLARGTYLIGFPAPAAPRKPGCQAERQLLPPAGVPGRHPGSAAPHRRDPARAARPAAHPSPGRGRRQRQQQPQALRRPLYVLADRSGGGSERLRPRRGVARAHSSPAAPLGAGAGPPWGGDTRIEEVGPPPPLAGPLRKCISMALVETRSYKITENPCPDAWKRSSLAQKFHCDFSHPSAQCCFHQSPLYVAKVMEELEFNRI